GTCCCAGTGCTGCGCCCACCAGCAGCGTCATTACCAGGCGCGGCAGGCTGGCCAGGTGAAATTGCAGAGCGGCGAAGCTGTCGCCTCTGGGGAACGCCAGTGTCCAGTGGTCCAGGCTGATATTGAGGTGCAGCAAGGCGATGATCAGCAGACCGAGCAACGCCAGGCCGTAGCGGCAAACACCTGCTTTCATCGGCCGCCGGCTGTCGACCAGGCTCGGTGCGCTGTGCATTTCAGGCAAACCCGGCTGCTCTGTTGATGTGAAGAAGGCTGTGCATTGCGCAGCTCGCGCACATCAGCACACCAGCTCCTCACGAAAGCGCTGCAAGCGCTCGGCAGGTTTCAATCTCGGGCAGCCAGCGCAGGGCTCGCCGTCGGCGCGGCGGAAATGTTGGCAGCAGGCGTTGCGCCCCAGCGCCAGACACTGGCTGCCATCGGCGAGGCTGACCTCGATCAGTGGGCTCTTGCCCGGCAAGCCCAGCGCCTGCAGCCAGCGCTCTTCCAGCTCGCGCAGCTGGCCATTGCTCATGCCCTGGTGGCGTTGCAGCAGAAGCAGGGCGGCGCGGGCGCAGTCGGCAATCAGCAGGCGCGCCAGCTTGGGGTAGATGTTGGAGACGCTGTTGAATTCTTCCAGCTGACGTTCCAGCAGGTTCATCAGGCGCTCGGCGGCGTTCTCGACAAGATTCCTGTCACCGACACGCATTGGGCAATCGGGCGGTAGGTTGAAACCTCCGACGAAGCCCTGTCGGATCGACTGCCCCATGCGTTTCAGGCAGGGTACGCGGTGCTCCAGGTGAGCGGCCAACAGGCTGAGGTAGATGGGTTGCCAGATCAATAGAGTCCAGCAACGGGTGGACCAGTAGTGTCGCCCGGCCTCGGGGTGGGCTTGCTGCCAATAGTCGTGCAGCGTGGCGATGCGCTCCTGATTGCCTTGGCCGCCACACAGCAACTGGTCGCTGCGTAGTGGCGCCACGTTGCCGTTCAGGCCTGGCAGGCAGAGTGAGACGGACTTGAGCAGGGCGTCGAGGTCGGTAGCAGGATGCATGGCGATTGAACCCGGAAGCTTCGCGAATAGAGCGCGTCGGCAGAAGCGACCGGGGCAATCTAGCAATCAAACGCTAATAATACAAATTATCATTTGCATATCTGGGTATTTCAGTCACAAAAAAGGCCCACGCGAGGTGGGCCTTGCTATTAACGCGCCGGGTCTCAGCTGTCCTTACGCTCTTGTGCCATGCAGGCCGCCGCCGTGAACAGCACGTCCGTGGAGGAGTTCAGTGCGGTTTCCGCCGAGTCCTGAACGATGCCGATGATGAAGCCGATGGCGACGATCTGCATAGCCACTTCGTTCGGGATGCCGAACAGGCTGCAGGCCAGCGGAATCAACAGCAGCGAGCCACCTGCCACACCGGAGGCGCCGCAGGCGCTGATCGCGGCCAGTACACTGAGCAGCAGGGCGGTCGGCAGATCGACGGGGATACCCAGTGTATGCACCGCAGCCAGGGTCAGGACGGTGATGGTAATCGCCGCACCGGCCATGTTGATGGTGGCACCGAGCGGGATGGAGACGGAGTAGGTTTCTTCGTGCAGATTCAGGTCCTTGCACAATTGCAGGTTGACCGGGATGTTGGCGGCCGAACTGCGGGTGAAGAAAGCGGTGATCGCACTGCCACGCAGGCAGGTCAGCACCAGCGGGTAGGGATTGCGACGAATCTTCCAGTACACCAATGCCGGGTTGATCAGCAGGGCCACCAGCAACATGCAGCCGACCAGAACTACCAGCAGGTGCAGGTAGCCGAGCAGTGCGTCGAAACCGGATTCGGCGAGGGTGGCGGCGACCAGGCCGAAGATCCCCAGCGGCGCCAGGCGGATCACCAGCTTGACGATGGCAGTCACACCGTTGGACAGTTCGCCCAGCAGTTGTTTGCTACCGGCGCTGGCATGGCGGAAGGCGAAGCCGAGGCCGATAGCCCAGGCCAGGATACCGATGAAATTGCCACGCAGCAGCGCGTTGACCGGGTTGTCGACCACGTTCATCAACAGCGTCTTGAGGACTTCGCCGATGCCGCCAGGGGGCGTCAGCTCGGCGGCCTGGCTACTCAGTACCAGCGAGGAAGGGAAGAGGAAGCAGGCCACTACCGCGACCAACGCTGCGCTGAAGGTGCCGAGCAGGTACATCAGCAGGATCGGGCGGATGTGGGTTTGCTGGCCGTGTTGGTGGTTGGCGATGGATGACATCACCAGAATGAACACCAGTACCGGAGCGACGGCCTTTAGCGCAGAGATGAATACGTTGCCGATGAACGCGACGGACAGTGCCGCCTGTGGAGCGATTACGGCCAGGGCGATACCTGCCAGCAGGCCGATGATGATCTGTGTCACCAGGCTGGTGCGGTTGAGTAGCTGCAGGGCAGGGTGAAGGGCTTGGGACATCGCGAGTTCTCTGGTTGCTGGGCGCGTTGCAAGTGGCGTCGGGCCTGGTTCGAGAGGTTTTTCGGTAGTGCCATGGAGAGCAGGTCGAAAAAATAGCGCGCGACTCTAGCACAGCCGGATCGGGGTTCGTGCGCTGGACGGGCATCTGGACGACAGGGCGCAAGCCCATGTCGCATCTCTACAAGGCTTGTCTGCCGGCTCTGCCAGGTAGTTGCCGGGGCGGATCAGCAAACCTGCGGCTGGCAGGGTGTGACCCGTGGTCGCTCGAAGAACAGGAAGAATTGAGGCTACGCTGTACCATGTGCGGCGCAAGCGAGCGTCTGAATCGTGATGAGTTGGCAATCGAACTGTTCGTTTTCCAGGGCATCGAAAGTTACATCGCCCGCACGCCCTAGGGGCGTCGTCCTAGCCGCGCAGGCCCGCCGCCATGCTGGTTACCGTACAAGGAGCTTTACCCGTCAATGCGCTTGATCTGGAAGTCATTCCGCTCGCTCTATTTCGCCACCTTGCTGATGTTGCTCGGCTCTGGCCTGCTCAGTACCTACCTGGCCCTGCGTCTGGCTGACACCGTGGATGGTCTCTGGGTAGGTGCGCTGATGGCGGCCAATTACTTTGGCCTTGTGCTCGGCGGCAAGCTGGGGCATCGACTGATCGGTCGGGTGGGGCATATCCGTGCTTACGTGGCCTGTGCCGGCGTGGTCACGGCGGCTGTGCTGGGCCATGGGCTGATCGAGTGGCTGCCATTCTGGCTGTTCCTGCGCATGCTGGTGGGCCTGGGCATGATGTGTCAGTACATGGTGATCGAGAGCTGGCTCAACGAGCAGGCTGAAGCCGGGCAGCGTGGCCTGGTGTTCAGCGGGTACATGGGGGCTTCCTACCTGGGCCTGATTCTTGGGCAGCTGGCGCTGGTGGTGCATCCGACGCTGGGTCTGGAATTGCTCATGTTGGTCGCCCTGTGCTTCGCCTTGTGCCTGGTGCCCGTAGCGCTGACCCGGCGTTTACACCCGGCGCCCTTGCATCCGGCACCGCTGGAGCTGCGCTTCTTCCTCAGTCGCGTGCCGCTGTCGCTGACCGCTATCGCCGTGGCTGGCCTGTTGATCGGTTCTTTTTATGGCCTGGCGCCTTTGTACGCCACTCGGATGGGGCTATCGACCGAGCAGGTGGGGCTGTTCATGGGCAGCTGCATCCTGGCGGGTCTCCTGGTGCAGTGGCCGCTGGGCTGGCTTTCCGATCGACATGACCGCGTGCGCCTGATTCGTGGCTGTTCGGTCTTGCTGCTGCTGGCTGCCTTGCCGTTGGCGGCACTGCCACAGGTATTTCTCGGCCTGCTGTTCGGTGTCGGTTTTTTGGTCAGCATGATGCAATTCAGCCTCTACCCACTGGCCGTGGCCCTGGCCAATGACCATGTCGAGCCGGAGCGGCGGGTATCACTGACGGCCATGCTGTTGGTGACATTCGGTGTTGGTGCCTGCATCGGTCCATTATTGGCGGGTGTATTGATGCGTTTTTATGGCGCCAACATGCTCTATGTGTTTGTCAGTGTCTGTGCGCTGATCCTGGTCTGGCGTATTCGCCCAGAGGTCGTCACCCATCAGCATCAGGTCGATGATGCGCCACTGCAGCATATGGCCATGCCCGGTAATGTTACCAGTTCACCACTGGTTGCAGCGCTAGACCCGAGGGTCGACGAGCAAGCCGTGCAGGAACAGATGCAGGAACCAGCTGTTGCAGCGGCGGCGCAAGAGGAACAGCAGAAAACGCAGGCAGCCCAGTAAGGGCTGCCAAATTCAGAGAGGGGCGTCGCTCTCGGTGCGACGTGCCTCGCGCTGCAGTTGGTAGACGAAGCGCTCGACCTGGCGTTGCTCCAGACCGTTCATACGATGAAAGCGCGTGCCGACGAAGGTCATGTCGACCTTGTCCTCGTATTGCACATGGCGTATTTCCACTGCGCAGGTCAGGTTGCCGAAGGGCAGGTAAGCTGTGAGTCCCTCGTGCACCTGGCCATTGCTTAATTGCTGGCTGAGATTACCGGCGAAACGCAGTTTGCAGCCGGTGGCCGAGATGTCCAGCAGATGGCCTGGCAGCAACTCGCGCAGTTTGTCACCATTGAGTACAACCTTGACCAGATCGCTTTGTTTCAATTGTGCGCGAAAGGCGCTGCGGCGCTGGTGATAGATTACCTCACTGGGTAGCGGCGCCCAGTAGCAGGGGGCTCCCTCGAGCTCGCCGAGCTGCACGTCATGATCACAGGTCCAGGCGACGCGTACTCCTTCGCGAAACGCTTCTATGTTGAAGGTTTCACCCTGCTTGAGAAAACGCTCACCATCGTTGGGGATGATTTCGTCCAGTGCCACGCGAGCACGGTCTTTATCGATTTCAACCAGGTAGCTTTGGAAGCGCAGGTCGCGCCCCTTGAACTGAATGATCAGGGGGTCATGGTTCTGTTGCAGTTGACGCAGGATGGCAATGATCTCGACGGATGTCTTGAGCACCTTGGGCGGCTGAGGACCGCTCTCGTCGTTGAACGCGCTGGACACAGGACGGAACTCTCCGGTTCATGAGCTATAACGGCACTAGCATACTGGCAGAGTGCCTGCATGTCCCTGTGCTTTTTGTTGGGGGATGGCTCAGGCCTGGCTGAGCGGTCTTTGCTGCGCGATTCTAGCGGCACTACCACGGCTGTCATAGAGGCCGGGTGTCTCTGCGCCGCGCAGAATACCAAGGACGCTGCCGACCGAGGCCTGGTTGGCGCGAATCAAACGCCCATTGCGTAGATTGGCCTCCTGGCAGCGCTGCAGGAGAGCGGACAGCTCCTCACTGCGTACCAGCAACTGATCACCTACGGAGGACTTGCTCGCCAGCGCAGTGAGCCCTTCGCGATCTGCACTCAGACCGGCGTTTTGCAGCAGACGGCTGCGCTCGTTGCCGTGCTGTTGAAGCAGGGCAAGCAGAGGTTGTTTTTCACTGAGCAGGCTGTCGAGGCGCGGCAGGTCGCGTTCGGTGAGGGCCTGGAATTCGCTATCGATCAGCTCAAGCAATTGCTCGGCGGTGCCGATATCGTTGGTGAAGAGGTCAAGCAAGGCTGTGTCGTTCATGGCGGGCTCTTGGGGGTCGGGCGTCCAACACCCCCAGCGCAGCCCTGAGACTAGCGCTGGGATTCGAAGTCGAGCAGTTTCTGGGCGACGCGTTTGCTGTCGACCTGATAGCTGCCATCAGCGATGGCCTGTTTCAGCTGGGCCACACGCTCCTTGTTGACGATGGGCTGATCACGCAGCTTCTCGCCGATTGTTTGCAACTGCTTTGCCTCACGGCTCAGTTGTACCGATTCACCGCTCTTGGTGTTGGTCTGTTCATCAGTACCGGTGACAGGCGCTTTGTTCGGCTGTGCCGACTCAT
The genomic region above belongs to Pseudomonas sediminis and contains:
- a CDS encoding flagellar export chaperone FlgN, whose amino-acid sequence is MNDTALLDLFTNDIGTAEQLLELIDSEFQALTERDLPRLDSLLSEKQPLLALLQQHGNERSRLLQNAGLSADREGLTALASKSSVGDQLLVRSEELSALLQRCQEANLRNGRLIRANQASVGSVLGILRGAETPGLYDSRGSAARIAQQRPLSQA
- the sstT gene encoding serine/threonine transporter SstT gives rise to the protein MSQALHPALQLLNRTSLVTQIIIGLLAGIALAVIAPQAALSVAFIGNVFISALKAVAPVLVFILVMSSIANHQHGQQTHIRPILLMYLLGTFSAALVAVVACFLFPSSLVLSSQAAELTPPGGIGEVLKTLLMNVVDNPVNALLRGNFIGILAWAIGLGFAFRHASAGSKQLLGELSNGVTAIVKLVIRLAPLGIFGLVAATLAESGFDALLGYLHLLVVLVGCMLLVALLINPALVYWKIRRNPYPLVLTCLRGSAITAFFTRSSAANIPVNLQLCKDLNLHEETYSVSIPLGATINMAGAAITITVLTLAAVHTLGIPVDLPTALLLSVLAAISACGASGVAGGSLLLIPLACSLFGIPNEVAMQIVAIGFIIGIVQDSAETALNSSTDVLFTAAACMAQERKDS
- a CDS encoding MFS transporter, producing MRLIWKSFRSLYFATLLMLLGSGLLSTYLALRLADTVDGLWVGALMAANYFGLVLGGKLGHRLIGRVGHIRAYVACAGVVTAAVLGHGLIEWLPFWLFLRMLVGLGMMCQYMVIESWLNEQAEAGQRGLVFSGYMGASYLGLILGQLALVVHPTLGLELLMLVALCFALCLVPVALTRRLHPAPLHPAPLELRFFLSRVPLSLTAIAVAGLLIGSFYGLAPLYATRMGLSTEQVGLFMGSCILAGLLVQWPLGWLSDRHDRVRLIRGCSVLLLLAALPLAALPQVFLGLLFGVGFLVSMMQFSLYPLAVALANDHVEPERRVSLTAMLLVTFGVGACIGPLLAGVLMRFYGANMLYVFVSVCALILVWRIRPEVVTHQHQVDDAPLQHMAMPGNVTSSPLVAALDPRVDEQAVQEQMQEPAVAAAAQEEQQKTQAAQ
- a CDS encoding flagellar brake protein; the protein is MSSAFNDESGPQPPKVLKTSVEIIAILRQLQQNHDPLIIQFKGRDLRFQSYLVEIDKDRARVALDEIIPNDGERFLKQGETFNIEAFREGVRVAWTCDHDVQLGELEGAPCYWAPLPSEVIYHQRRSAFRAQLKQSDLVKVVLNGDKLRELLPGHLLDISATGCKLRFAGNLSQQLSNGQVHEGLTAYLPFGNLTCAVEIRHVQYEDKVDMTFVGTRFHRMNGLEQRQVERFVYQLQREARRTESDAPL
- the flgM gene encoding flagellar biosynthesis anti-sigma factor FlgM, whose protein sequence is MVIDFNRLNNANTPANAGRTGATQAGNRNESAQPNKAPVTGTDEQTNTKSGESVQLSREAKQLQTIGEKLRDQPIVNKERVAQLKQAIADGSYQVDSKRVAQKLLDFESQR
- a CDS encoding siderophore ferric iron reductase, with the translated sequence MHPATDLDALLKSVSLCLPGLNGNVAPLRSDQLLCGGQGNQERIATLHDYWQQAHPEAGRHYWSTRCWTLLIWQPIYLSLLAAHLEHRVPCLKRMGQSIRQGFVGGFNLPPDCPMRVGDRNLVENAAERLMNLLERQLEEFNSVSNIYPKLARLLIADCARAALLLLQRHQGMSNGQLRELEERWLQALGLPGKSPLIEVSLADGSQCLALGRNACCQHFRRADGEPCAGCPRLKPAERLQRFREELVC